The Oxalobacteraceae bacterium OTU3CINTB1 genome includes a window with the following:
- the pilW gene encoding type IV pilus biogenesis/stability protein PilW, with translation MTLLAQRSRRLVALGLIPALAGTLAGCASGPERGNSGQAELTTASDQTSAQRKVEIRMQLAVGYYEQGQYPFALDEVKMALLADPQYADAYGMRGLIYQAMGENGLAEDNFVRARKLAPGNPDLANNYGSFLCQNGRVAEAMPLFDTALGNRSYRSPASAANNAGSCALKTKDYASAERYLLQALQLTPDLPATNANLARVYFEKRDYVRANFFITRLNKVAKMESLTADVLWLGIKVQHKVGDKGAEDGWATQLRRLHPGSTEYAAYQRGAFDE, from the coding sequence ATGACGCTCCTGGCGCAGCGTAGCCGGCGGCTTGTCGCGCTCGGGTTGATCCCGGCGCTGGCGGGGACGTTGGCCGGCTGCGCCTCGGGGCCGGAACGCGGCAACAGCGGCCAGGCCGAGCTGACCACCGCGTCGGACCAGACCAGCGCCCAGCGCAAGGTCGAGATCCGCATGCAGCTGGCGGTCGGGTACTACGAGCAGGGCCAGTACCCGTTCGCGCTCGACGAGGTCAAGATGGCGCTGCTGGCCGATCCGCAGTACGCCGACGCCTATGGCATGCGCGGCCTGATTTACCAGGCCATGGGAGAGAACGGCTTGGCCGAGGATAACTTTGTCCGCGCGCGCAAACTCGCGCCGGGCAATCCGGATCTGGCCAACAATTATGGTTCTTTCCTGTGCCAGAACGGCCGGGTGGCGGAGGCGATGCCACTGTTCGATACGGCGCTGGGCAACCGCAGCTATCGTTCGCCGGCGTCGGCCGCGAACAACGCCGGGTCCTGCGCGCTGAAGACCAAGGATTACGCCAGCGCGGAGCGTTATCTGCTGCAAGCCTTGCAGTTGACGCCCGACCTGCCGGCCACCAACGCCAATCTGGCGCGGGTATATTTTGAAAAGCGCGATTATGTGCGCGCCAATTTCTTCATTACCCGTCTGAACAAGGTGGCAAAGATGGAGAGCCTGACGGCCGATGTGCTGTGGCTCGGGATTAAGGTGCAGCATAAGGTGGGCGACAAGGGGGCTGAAGATGGTTGGGCGACGCAATTGCGCCGCCTCCACCCCGGCTCGACCGAATATGCTGCTTATCAACGTGGGGCGTTTGATGAGTGA
- a CDS encoding DUF4115 domain-containing protein, translated as MNSEWAEPPKKDQGSTSLATPGAQLAAQREAMGMSVEQIADQLKLAPRQVVALETGDYASLPNMAVVRGFVRAYAKVVKLDPTPLVAMIAVISPTSPEAAPPRTQRAAEFSESRFPLMTDRSSGRGGWIVGAVVVAAALIGGGVYAYQSGLISTSMFERASGDSAASAVTELPKPIDSTMPLETTLVKPGQETAPLQSPNVPLISVPPPGTSTNPADAASAPAGSATAPAGATTTTTTTTPATGAPAAQVLPPAAAPAAATGTQLVLEVTADSWVEIRRPGTKPLISRLVKAGSTETFDIKDPALLIVGKPDGVKATLGGAPLALPPVAGGTISRVNIK; from the coding sequence ATGAATTCAGAGTGGGCAGAACCGCCGAAAAAAGACCAGGGCAGCACCAGCCTGGCCACGCCCGGAGCACAACTGGCCGCCCAGCGCGAAGCGATGGGCATGTCGGTGGAACAGATCGCCGACCAGCTCAAGCTGGCGCCGCGCCAGGTCGTCGCGCTTGAAACGGGCGACTACGCCTCCTTGCCGAACATGGCGGTGGTGCGTGGTTTCGTCCGCGCCTACGCCAAGGTCGTCAAGCTGGACCCGACGCCGCTGGTGGCGATGATCGCGGTGATCTCGCCGACCAGCCCCGAGGCCGCGCCGCCGCGCACCCAACGGGCCGCCGAGTTTTCGGAGTCACGCTTCCCGCTGATGACCGACCGTTCGTCCGGCCGTGGCGGCTGGATCGTGGGCGCCGTGGTGGTGGCCGCCGCGTTGATCGGCGGCGGTGTGTACGCCTACCAGAGCGGGTTGATCTCGACCTCGATGTTCGAGCGCGCCAGCGGTGATTCCGCCGCCAGCGCCGTGACCGAGCTGCCCAAGCCGATCGATTCGACCATGCCGCTGGAGACCACCCTGGTCAAGCCGGGCCAGGAAACGGCGCCGCTGCAGTCGCCGAACGTGCCGCTGATTTCGGTGCCGCCGCCAGGCACGTCGACCAACCCGGCCGACGCCGCGAGCGCGCCTGCGGGCAGCGCCACCGCGCCAGCTGGCGCGACGACCACCACCACCACCACCACGCCAGCGACCGGCGCGCCGGCCGCGCAGGTGCTGCCGCCGGCAGCCGCTCCGGCCGCCGCCACCGGCACCCAGTTGGTGCTGGAAGTGACGGCCGATTCGTGGGTGGAGATTCGCCGTCCGGGCACCAAGCCGCTGATTTCGCGTCTGGTCAAGGCCGGCAGCACCGAGACCTTCGACATCAAGGATCCGGCGCTGCTGATCGTCGGCAAGCCGGATGGCGTGAAAGCGACCTTGGGCGGCGCGCCATTGGCGCTGCCACCGGTCGCCGGCGGGACGATCTCCCGCGTGAATATCAAGTAA
- the ispG gene encoding flavodoxin-dependent (E)-4-hydroxy-3-methylbut-2-enyl-diphosphate synthase, with product MSSTQTAIPSGPSNRRASRSVLVAHGQRKIWVGGDAPVVVQSMTNTDTANAIETAIQIRDLARAGSELVRLTVDRPEAAEAVPYIREQLDKMDVDVPLVGDFHYNGHTLLNDYPECAKALSKYRINPGNVGKGAKRDTQFAQMIEVAARYDKPVRIGVNWGSLDQALLARIMDENAGRAEPWSAQAVMYEALITSAIENAVRAEELGLGRDKIILSCKVSGVQDLIAVYRELAKRCDYPLHLGLTEAGMGSKGIVASTAALSVLLQEGIGDTIRISLTPEPGGDRTKEVVVGQEILQTMGLRKFTPMVIACPGCGRTTSTTFQELADNIQTYLRDSMPEWKKTYPGVEAMNVAVMGCIVNGPGESKHANIGISLPGTGESPAAPVFVDGAKFATLRGERIVEEFQEIVLNYVKKNYGNSVAAV from the coding sequence ATGTCTTCTACGCAAACAGCTATTCCTTCGGGACCGTCGAACCGCCGCGCCAGCCGCAGCGTGCTGGTCGCGCACGGCCAGCGCAAGATCTGGGTCGGCGGCGACGCGCCCGTGGTGGTGCAGTCGATGACCAACACCGACACCGCCAACGCGATCGAGACGGCGATCCAGATCCGCGACCTGGCGCGCGCCGGTTCGGAGCTGGTGCGCCTGACGGTGGACCGTCCGGAGGCCGCCGAGGCGGTGCCGTACATCCGCGAACAGCTGGACAAGATGGACGTCGACGTGCCGCTGGTGGGCGACTTCCACTACAACGGCCACACGCTGCTGAACGATTATCCGGAGTGCGCCAAGGCGCTGTCGAAGTACCGCATCAATCCGGGCAACGTCGGCAAGGGCGCCAAGCGCGATACGCAGTTCGCGCAGATGATCGAAGTGGCCGCGCGCTACGACAAACCGGTGCGCATCGGCGTCAACTGGGGCAGCCTGGATCAGGCGCTGCTGGCGCGCATCATGGACGAAAATGCCGGCCGCGCCGAACCGTGGAGCGCGCAGGCGGTGATGTACGAGGCGCTGATCACCTCCGCCATCGAGAATGCCGTGCGCGCCGAGGAACTGGGCCTGGGCCGCGACAAGATCATCCTGTCGTGTAAAGTCTCGGGCGTGCAGGACTTGATCGCCGTCTACCGCGAGCTGGCCAAGCGCTGCGACTATCCGCTGCACCTGGGCCTGACCGAGGCCGGCATGGGCAGCAAGGGCATTGTCGCCTCGACGGCGGCGCTGTCGGTGCTGCTGCAAGAGGGCATCGGCGATACCATCCGCATCTCGCTGACGCCGGAGCCGGGCGGCGACCGCACCAAGGAAGTGGTGGTGGGCCAGGAGATTTTGCAGACCATGGGCCTGCGCAAATTCACGCCGATGGTGATCGCGTGCCCGGGTTGCGGCCGCACCACCTCGACCACCTTCCAGGAGTTGGCGGACAATATCCAGACCTATCTGCGCGACTCGATGCCGGAGTGGAAAAAGACCTATCCGGGCGTGGAGGCGATGAACGTGGCCGTCATGGGCTGCATCGTCAACGGTCCGGGCGAATCGAAGCACGCCAACATCGGCATCAGTTTGCCGGGCACCGGCGAATCGCCGGCGGCGCCGGTGTTCGTCGACGGCGCCAAGTTCGCGACCCTGCGCGGTGAGCGCATCGTCGAGGAATTCCAGGAAATCGTACTGAATTACGTCAAGAAGAACTACGGTAACTCCGTCGCAGCCGTTTAA
- the hisS gene encoding histidine--tRNA ligase — protein sequence MSENKKAEKITAVKGMNDILPTDSHLWQLFENTAQSVVQSYGFQQIRTPIVEDTALFKRAIGAVTDIVEKEMYSFTDSMNGDELTLRPEGTAGAVRAVIEHNLVYEGPKRLWYTGPMFRHERPQRGRYRQFYQFGCEAVGFNGPDVDAELIMMCRRLWDDLGLENIRLELNSIGDVEERARHRVDLIAYLEKHEDILDAEAKRRLHTNPLRILDTKNPAMQEMVNGAPKLMEYLGEESLAHFNGVRKILDHNNIPYVINNRLVRGLDYYNRTVFEWVTDALGSQGTVCAGGRYDPLIASFGGKPTPAVGFAMGIERLLELMKEAGEPEQPNQCDVYLVHQGEAAQLQAFVLGERIRDAGLDVVMHASTANGPGSFKTQMKKADGSGASFAVIIGEDEVANHTATVKAMRAEEGDMQQSTVPFDDAVDFLVDQITGSGDHHHHVHDEHCNH from the coding sequence ATGTCCGAAAACAAAAAAGCTGAAAAGATCACCGCCGTCAAAGGCATGAACGACATCCTGCCGACCGATTCGCATCTGTGGCAGCTGTTTGAAAACACCGCGCAATCGGTCGTGCAAAGCTACGGCTTCCAGCAGATCCGCACGCCGATCGTCGAAGACACCGCGCTGTTCAAGCGCGCCATCGGCGCCGTGACCGATATCGTCGAGAAGGAAATGTACTCGTTCACCGATTCGATGAACGGCGACGAGCTGACCCTGCGCCCGGAAGGCACGGCCGGCGCGGTGCGCGCGGTGATCGAGCACAATCTGGTCTACGAAGGCCCGAAGCGCCTGTGGTACACCGGCCCGATGTTCCGCCACGAGCGTCCGCAGCGCGGCCGCTACCGCCAGTTCTACCAGTTCGGCTGCGAAGCCGTCGGCTTCAACGGCCCGGACGTCGACGCCGAATTGATCATGATGTGCCGCCGCCTGTGGGATGACCTGGGCCTGGAAAACATCCGCCTCGAACTGAACTCGATCGGCGACGTCGAAGAGCGCGCGCGCCACCGCGTCGACCTGATCGCCTACCTGGAAAAGCACGAAGACATCCTCGACGCCGAAGCCAAGCGCCGCCTGCACACCAACCCGCTGCGCATCCTGGACACCAAGAATCCGGCGATGCAGGAGATGGTCAATGGCGCGCCCAAGCTGATGGAATACCTGGGCGAGGAATCGCTGGCCCACTTCAACGGCGTGCGCAAGATCCTCGACCACAACAACATCCCGTACGTGATCAACAACCGCCTGGTGCGCGGCCTCGATTACTACAACCGCACCGTGTTCGAATGGGTCACCGACGCACTGGGCTCGCAAGGGACCGTGTGCGCCGGCGGCCGTTACGATCCGCTGATCGCGTCGTTCGGCGGCAAGCCGACACCGGCCGTCGGTTTCGCCATGGGTATCGAACGACTGCTGGAGCTGATGAAGGAAGCCGGCGAGCCGGAACAGCCTAACCAGTGCGACGTCTACCTGGTGCACCAGGGCGAGGCCGCACAGCTGCAAGCCTTCGTGCTGGGCGAACGTATCCGCGACGCCGGCCTGGATGTCGTCATGCACGCCTCGACCGCCAACGGTCCTGGCAGTTTCAAGACGCAGATGAAAAAGGCCGACGGCAGCGGCGCCTCGTTCGCCGTCATCATCGGCGAGGACGAAGTGGCCAACCACACCGCCACCGTCAAGGCGATGCGCGCGGAGGAGGGCGACATGCAGCAATCGACGGTGCCGTTCGACGACGCCGTCGACTTCCTGGTCGACCAGATCACCGGCAGCGGCGACCACCACCACCACGTGCACGACGAGCATTGCAATCACTAA
- a CDS encoding tetratricopeptide repeat protein: MAYDLEEQEQLATLKAWWEKYGNLTSWVLIACLAAYSAWAGWNYYQRNQSNQASALYEELQTAVQAKDNVKVLRAAGDMESKFGSTTYAPMAALVAAKSSFDANDVKSAKAQLQWAIDHGGDEFKALAKIRLAGILLDEKAYDDALKALSGDVAPQFAGAIADRKGDILAAQNKIAEARAAYQAALDATDKKNPGRQLIQLKFEAIGGSVPADAKDAKSAA, from the coding sequence ATGGCATACGATCTCGAAGAACAAGAACAACTCGCTACTCTTAAAGCTTGGTGGGAAAAATACGGCAACCTGACCTCGTGGGTGCTGATCGCCTGCCTGGCCGCCTATTCCGCCTGGGCGGGTTGGAACTACTATCAGCGCAACCAATCGAACCAGGCCTCGGCGCTGTACGAAGAACTGCAAACGGCCGTGCAAGCCAAGGACAACGTCAAAGTGCTGCGCGCCGCCGGCGACATGGAGTCGAAATTCGGCAGCACCACCTACGCGCCGATGGCCGCGCTGGTGGCCGCCAAGAGCAGCTTCGACGCCAACGACGTCAAGTCGGCCAAGGCGCAGCTGCAGTGGGCGATCGACCATGGCGGCGACGAGTTCAAGGCCCTGGCCAAGATTCGCCTGGCCGGCATCCTGCTGGACGAAAAAGCCTATGACGACGCGCTGAAGGCGTTGTCGGGCGACGTGGCGCCGCAATTCGCCGGTGCCATCGCCGACCGCAAGGGCGACATCCTGGCCGCGCAGAACAAGATCGCCGAAGCCCGCGCCGCTTACCAGGCCGCGCTGGACGCGACCGACAAGAAGAACCCGGGCCGCCAGCTGATCCAGCTGAAGTTCGAGGCCATCGGCGGCTCCGTGCCGGCCGACGCCAAAGACGCCAAAAGCGCCGCCTAA
- the bamB gene encoding outer membrane protein assembly factor BamB, which translates to MRITEKVIAASVFAMLAGCSLFGSKDTKNQPAPLVELKGGMVPKTVWKYSMNKAGTAVFTPAVVGESVYVADGDGVLARLDAATGKEAWRIKTGVDLTAGVGSDGETIVVGGKKGVILAYDANGKELWKGQASSEVLSSPVVGGGVVVVRSVDNLITAYDAKTGAKKWNVTRTTPALTLRNAPGMTINGPNVYVAQPGGKLLVLALAGGLQRFELVVGEPRGATELERVTDIAGTPVIFEKDVCAVSYQGRVACFDATTGAPHWSKPTSSDVGVAVDQRFVFVSDDKGEVAAYSRESGGNAWKNDKLSYRRLSTPVSFGRAVAVGDYQGYVHFLSREDGSYIGRAATDGSPIQSDPVIAGANLIFQTQSGTVTALAVE; encoded by the coding sequence ATGCGTATTACCGAAAAAGTTATTGCTGCAAGTGTGTTCGCGATGTTGGCCGGTTGTTCCTTGTTTGGCTCGAAAGACACCAAGAACCAGCCGGCGCCGCTGGTGGAGCTCAAGGGCGGCATGGTGCCCAAGACCGTTTGGAAGTACTCGATGAACAAGGCCGGCACCGCCGTCTTTACGCCGGCCGTCGTCGGCGAGAGCGTCTACGTGGCCGACGGCGACGGCGTGCTGGCGCGCCTGGACGCGGCCACCGGCAAGGAAGCCTGGCGCATCAAGACAGGCGTCGATCTGACCGCCGGCGTGGGCAGCGATGGTGAAACCATCGTCGTCGGCGGCAAAAAAGGCGTGATCCTGGCGTACGACGCCAACGGCAAGGAACTGTGGAAGGGCCAGGCCAGCAGCGAAGTGCTGTCCTCCCCGGTGGTGGGCGGCGGCGTGGTGGTGGTGCGCAGCGTCGACAACCTGATCACCGCGTACGACGCCAAGACCGGCGCCAAAAAATGGAACGTGACGCGCACCACGCCGGCCCTGACCCTGCGCAATGCGCCGGGCATGACGATCAACGGCCCTAACGTGTACGTCGCCCAACCGGGCGGCAAACTGCTGGTGCTGGCCCTGGCCGGCGGTCTGCAGCGCTTCGAACTGGTGGTGGGCGAGCCGCGCGGCGCGACCGAACTGGAACGGGTGACCGACATCGCCGGCACCCCGGTGATCTTTGAAAAAGATGTTTGCGCCGTGTCGTACCAGGGCCGCGTGGCCTGCTTCGACGCCACCACCGGCGCGCCGCACTGGAGCAAGCCGACTTCGTCCGACGTGGGCGTGGCGGTGGATCAGCGTTTTGTATTCGTCTCCGACGACAAAGGCGAAGTTGCCGCCTATAGCCGCGAAAGCGGCGGCAACGCCTGGAAGAACGACAAGCTGTCGTATCGCCGCCTGTCGACCCCCGTGTCGTTCGGCCGCGCTGTGGCAGTCGGCGACTACCAGGGTTACGTCCACTTCCTGTCGCGGGAAGATGGTTCGTACATAGGTCGTGCCGCGACCGACGGAAGCCCGATCCAATCGGACCCCGTCATCGCCGGCGCGAATTTGATTTTTCAAACCCAATCAGGGACAGTGACCGCTCTCGCGGTCGAGTAA
- the der gene encoding ribosome biogenesis GTPase Der, which produces MKPVIALVGRPNVGKSTLFNRLTRSRDALVADLPGLTRDRHYGEGRVGERPFLVIDTGGFEPVAKEGIMHQMAKQTKQAVAEADIVVFLVDGRQGLTPHDKTITDFLRKSGRPVMLVVNKSEGMRYTAVVADFYELGLGEPYSISSAHGDGVADLVEEALNLAFAQRPEDPEELDKADHGIKIALVGRPNVGKSTLINTLVGEERVIAFDMPGTTRDSIEIPFEREGKQYTLIDTAGIRRRGKVFEAIEKFSVVKTLQSISEANVVVLMLDAQQDISEQDAHIAGFVLETGRALVIAVNKWDGLRTDERDEIKIDIDRKLDFLSFAKMHFISALKSQGIGPLMKSVDAAYAAATANLSTPKLTRALIEAVEKQEPRRKGSIRPKLRYAHQGGMNPPVIVIHGNALDAVGEPYKRYLEKHFRDTFQLVGTPLRIELRTGKNPFSKTPAK; this is translated from the coding sequence ATGAAGCCGGTAATCGCACTAGTGGGTCGACCCAATGTAGGGAAATCGACCTTGTTTAATCGTCTGACCCGCTCGCGCGATGCGCTGGTGGCGGACTTGCCTGGGTTGACGCGAGATCGTCACTATGGCGAGGGCCGTGTCGGCGAACGTCCCTTCCTCGTCATCGACACGGGCGGCTTCGAGCCGGTCGCCAAGGAAGGCATCATGCATCAGATGGCCAAGCAGACCAAGCAGGCCGTGGCCGAAGCCGACATCGTCGTCTTCCTGGTCGACGGTCGCCAGGGCCTGACGCCGCATGACAAAACCATTACCGACTTCCTGCGTAAAAGCGGCCGTCCGGTCATGCTCGTCGTGAACAAGTCCGAGGGCATGCGCTACACCGCCGTCGTCGCCGACTTCTACGAGCTGGGACTGGGCGAGCCTTACTCGATCTCGTCGGCCCACGGCGACGGCGTCGCCGACCTGGTGGAGGAGGCGCTGAACCTGGCCTTCGCCCAGCGTCCGGAAGACCCGGAGGAATTGGACAAGGCCGACCACGGCATCAAGATCGCGCTGGTGGGCCGCCCCAACGTGGGCAAGTCGACCCTGATCAACACGCTGGTCGGCGAAGAGCGCGTCATCGCTTTCGACATGCCAGGCACCACCCGCGATTCGATCGAGATTCCGTTCGAGCGCGAAGGCAAGCAGTACACCTTGATCGACACGGCCGGTATCCGCCGCCGCGGCAAGGTGTTCGAGGCGATCGAGAAGTTCTCGGTCGTTAAAACGCTGCAGTCGATCTCCGAGGCCAACGTGGTCGTGCTGATGCTCGACGCCCAGCAGGACATCTCCGAGCAGGACGCCCACATCGCCGGCTTCGTGCTGGAGACGGGCCGCGCGCTGGTGATCGCCGTCAACAAGTGGGACGGCCTGCGCACTGACGAGCGCGACGAGATCAAGATCGATATCGACCGCAAGCTCGACTTCCTGTCGTTCGCCAAGATGCACTTCATCTCGGCGTTGAAGTCGCAGGGCATCGGTCCACTGATGAAGTCGGTCGATGCGGCCTACGCCGCCGCCACGGCCAACTTGTCGACGCCGAAGCTGACCCGCGCGCTGATCGAGGCGGTGGAAAAGCAGGAGCCGCGCCGCAAGGGTTCGATCCGTCCGAAGCTGCGCTATGCGCACCAGGGCGGCATGAATCCACCGGTGATCGTTATTCACGGCAACGCCTTGGACGCCGTCGGCGAGCCCTACAAGCGTTACCTGGAAAAACATTTCCGGGACACGTTCCAGCTGGTCGGCACGCCGTTGCGCATCGAGCTGCGCACCGGTAAAAATCCGTTCTCCAAGACGCCGGCTAAATAA
- the hfq gene encoding RNA chaperone Hfq, giving the protein MSNKGQLLQDPFLNALRKEHVPVSIYLVNGIKLQGHIESFDQYVVLLRNTVTQMVYKHAISTVVPARAVNLNIESEAE; this is encoded by the coding sequence ATGAGCAACAAAGGGCAACTGTTACAAGACCCATTCCTCAATGCCTTGCGCAAAGAGCATGTTCCTGTCTCGATCTATCTGGTCAACGGCATCAAGCTGCAGGGCCACATTGAATCGTTCGATCAGTACGTCGTACTGCTGCGCAACACCGTTACCCAGATGGTGTACAAACACGCCATCTCCACGGTAGTGCCGGCCCGCGCCGTCAATCTCAACATTGAATCCGAAGCGGAATAA
- the hflX gene encoding GTPase HflX, with the protein MRAALVGIDFGQGDFAASVEELQLLARSAGAEPVTTITAKRSSPDAAYFVGSGKADEIGLAVLDHAIEIVIFNHALSPAQQRNLEKRLQIRVLDRTSLILDIFAQRAASHEGKLQVELAQLQHLATRLIRGWTHLERQKGGIGLRGPGETQLETDRRLIGERVKALRARLGKLRKQHETQRRSRGRSQTFSVSLVGYTNAGKSTLFNAVTKAGVYVADQLFATLDTTSRRVYMGQEVGNVVFSDTVGFVRELPHQLVAAFRATLEETIHADLLLHVVDASSPVRMEQIEQVNLVLKEIGADHIPQILVWNKIDAAGLEPSVERDEYAKISRVFLSARTGQGVDLLREAVVEWAKAAPGARLNQAYPTGDTEEFEEADLADEGEAADGDADSISDSEADSSPTPNHVGSH; encoded by the coding sequence ATGCGCGCAGCTCTAGTCGGTATCGATTTCGGTCAGGGCGACTTTGCCGCCAGCGTCGAGGAACTGCAACTGCTGGCCCGTTCAGCAGGCGCGGAGCCTGTCACGACGATCACGGCAAAGCGTTCCTCTCCTGACGCGGCGTATTTCGTTGGCAGCGGCAAGGCCGACGAGATCGGTCTGGCCGTGCTCGATCACGCCATCGAAATCGTCATCTTCAACCACGCGCTGTCGCCGGCCCAGCAACGCAACCTGGAAAAGCGCCTGCAGATCCGGGTGCTCGACCGTACCAGCCTGATTCTCGACATTTTCGCCCAGCGCGCCGCCTCCCACGAGGGCAAGCTGCAGGTGGAACTGGCGCAGCTGCAGCATCTGGCCACGCGCCTGATCCGCGGCTGGACCCACCTTGAACGGCAAAAGGGCGGTATCGGCTTGCGCGGTCCGGGTGAGACGCAGCTTGAAACCGACCGCCGATTGATCGGCGAGCGGGTCAAGGCTCTGCGCGCGCGCCTCGGCAAGCTGCGCAAGCAGCACGAGACGCAGCGCCGTTCGCGTGGACGCAGCCAGACGTTCTCGGTGTCGCTGGTCGGCTATACCAATGCCGGCAAATCGACCCTGTTCAACGCGGTGACCAAGGCTGGCGTCTACGTCGCCGACCAGTTGTTCGCGACGTTGGACACGACCTCGCGCCGCGTCTACATGGGCCAGGAAGTGGGCAACGTGGTGTTCTCGGACACGGTCGGTTTCGTGCGCGAGCTGCCGCACCAGCTGGTGGCGGCGTTCCGCGCCACGCTGGAAGAGACCATTCACGCAGATTTGCTGCTGCACGTCGTCGACGCCTCGTCGCCGGTGCGCATGGAGCAGATCGAGCAGGTCAACCTGGTGCTCAAGGAGATCGGCGCCGATCATATTCCGCAGATTTTGGTGTGGAACAAGATCGACGCGGCCGGCCTGGAGCCGTCTGTGGAAAGGGATGAATATGCTAAAATTTCCCGCGTTTTCCTCAGCGCGCGCACCGGCCAGGGCGTCGATTTGCTGCGCGAGGCGGTGGTCGAATGGGCCAAGGCGGCGCCCGGCGCCAGGCTGAACCAGGCCTACCCGACAGGCGACACAGAAGAATTCGAAGAAGCGGATCTGGCGGACGAAGGGGAGGCAGCCGACGGCGACGCCGACTCCATCTCCGACTCGGAAGCAGATAGCAGTCCCACCCCTAATCACGTTGGATCACACTGA
- the hflK gene encoding FtsH protease activity modulator HflK: MKRLGLKPSLNDPRWGSDKKDGEPQANEGKKPGEGPPDMEQLWRDFNQRLNSFFGQKKGPDGPNNGGPAGPGGPRPDSAGMRATAGAVGVVALLIWLASGSFIVQEGQTGIVYTFGKVSHTTGSGFNWRWPYPFQRDETVKVSQMRMIEVGYRGNVKNKQTGESLMLTDDENIIDMQFAVQFKLKDPVAWLMNNRDEEETVRQVAETSIREIVGKNKMDFVLYEGRDKVAFETQQLMQVILDRYASGVLISNVTLQAVQPPEQVQGAFDDAVKAGQDLERQKNEGQAYANDVIPKARGYASRLLQEAEAYRSMVTENATGNAARFKQVLTEYQKAPGVTRDRMYLETMQQIYSSASKVMVDAKSGSNLLYLPLDKLIAQAAATDATAAAKAATPPATATLPSEVMPSVEVTRQRDSRSRESGRDREGR, translated from the coding sequence ATGAAACGTCTTGGCCTCAAGCCGTCGCTGAACGATCCCCGCTGGGGCTCGGACAAGAAGGACGGCGAGCCGCAAGCGAACGAAGGCAAAAAGCCTGGCGAAGGCCCCCCCGACATGGAGCAGCTGTGGCGCGATTTCAATCAGCGCCTCAATAGCTTCTTCGGCCAGAAAAAAGGTCCCGACGGTCCCAATAACGGCGGCCCCGCCGGTCCAGGCGGACCGCGTCCCGATTCGGCAGGCATGCGCGCCACCGCCGGCGCGGTCGGCGTGGTGGCCTTGCTGATCTGGCTCGCCAGCGGCTCGTTCATCGTGCAGGAGGGCCAGACCGGTATCGTCTACACCTTCGGTAAAGTGAGCCACACCACCGGCTCCGGTTTCAACTGGCGCTGGCCGTATCCGTTCCAGCGCGACGAGACGGTCAAGGTCTCGCAGATGCGCATGATCGAAGTGGGCTACCGCGGCAACGTCAAGAACAAGCAGACCGGCGAATCGCTGATGCTGACCGACGACGAGAACATCATCGACATGCAGTTCGCGGTGCAGTTCAAGCTGAAGGACCCGGTCGCATGGCTGATGAACAACCGCGATGAAGAGGAGACGGTGCGCCAGGTCGCCGAGACCTCGATCCGCGAAATCGTCGGCAAGAACAAGATGGACTTCGTGCTGTACGAGGGCCGCGACAAGGTCGCCTTCGAAACGCAGCAGCTGATGCAGGTGATCCTCGACCGCTACGCCTCCGGCGTGCTGATTTCGAACGTCACGCTGCAGGCGGTGCAGCCGCCGGAGCAGGTGCAGGGCGCCTTCGACGACGCCGTCAAGGCCGGCCAGGATCTGGAACGCCAGAAGAACGAAGGCCAGGCCTACGCCAACGACGTCATTCCGAAGGCGCGCGGCTACGCTTCGCGTCTGCTGCAGGAGGCCGAAGCCTATCGCTCGATGGTCACCGAAAACGCCACCGGTAACGCGGCCCGCTTCAAGCAGGTGCTGACCGAGTACCAGAAGGCGCCGGGCGTGACGCGCGACCGCATGTATCTGGAAACCATGCAGCAGATTTATTCGAGCGCCAGCAAGGTGATGGTCGACGCCAAGAGCGGCAGCAATCTGCTGTATCTGCCGCTGGACAAACTGATCGCCCAGGCGGCGGCCACCGACGCCACGGCGGCGGCCAAGGCGGCGACGCCACCGGCGACGGCGACGTTGCCGTCGGAAGTCATGCCATCGGTTGAAGTAACCCGCCAGCGCGATTCGCGCTCGCGCGAGTCCGGACGTGACCGGGAGGGTCGTTAA